The sequence below is a genomic window from Sulfolobales archaeon.
TGTAAATTTCTTTGAAGCTATCTCATTAGAATATCTTTAGAGCTCTCAAATAGCGCGTACGCAATTAATGTAATTAAAACAGCAGGAGCGAGATGAAGGTAATGTGGTTTGCAACATTTGATATCGAGTATTCTAGTTTTGATGGTTCTTAGAATCTTGGATCGAGTATATTATGGCTATCTCTAATAATCCTTCTATACCGTTTAGCAGTATCTCTGCTTCTGCTAGTACCGGCTGTATAGATGGAGGTGATGTTATCATCTGATTTTTAATATGTCTCTTCAGATCTACTACTTCATTGAAATTTCTACCGATCTCATTGTTATCACATGTATATCTTATACAACCTATAGATTCTCTGGCGACTTCTATCATTTTGGTGAAGAGCTTTACACTATCATTTGAAGTAGCAACTCCATTCTCCTGGTGCCTCCATGTGATTCTATCAATAGAATCAACTATGTCTTCTAAGATCTTTATAAGCACTATATTCGCAACATATCTAACCAAGCCCTTATTATCCAGATCTCTTCTGATCTCTCTCGGAAGTTCTTCTACAAAGGTTTTAAAGAAAGTGTAGTAGAATGTATCCATCTTATCTTCGATCTCGTGAATTAGTTTGGCATGATATTCGTCGGATTGAAGCAGGAATCTCTCTAGATATTCTAAAGATCTCTCAACCATGTCTAAGGATCTCTTCATGAGATCTATGTAGTGATCCTTCTCAAGAATCTTACGAGATGAAGAGGAAAACTCTGAAGTATTTCCACGCAGACTTCTTAAATATCCCAGCATGTATTTTGTTAAAAATTCTTTCAAATGAAATCTATCGGTTTTGAGAAGATTCATTGAACTGATCTCTCGACCTATACTCTGGATAGCTTTAGAGTCTACAGATCTCATCATAATATTCTTCTTGCTCGCATCTCTATCACCTGTTCTAGAAGGATAGAGAGTTATAGAACCATCTTCATTCATCACAAGAACAACCTCCTCGCCTGCTCTAACTCCTAGAATTGAAATCCATTTCTTGGGAATCACAACAGCTAGAGATCTTCTACCAACACTAACTATATGACGAACTGCTACTCTGAGAATTCTCATATTCTCATATATCATGTGTATCAAGGAGGGATATATTCTATCTATTAATTCGAAGAATCTTAGGTCATCTAAGAGATCTCGACTGCATCTACAGATCTCTATAGACGAGCATGAGATCCTTAGAGATCTAGAGAGCTATCTCTCCTAAAACAACCTGTCTCCTGGCACCAGTAGCTCCAGGAACATTATTAGGCACACCACTTAAAGTCTCGTGTGCCAGTACCGCCATTCCGAGTGCTTCTTTCATCTTTGAATCTATCCCTAGATCCTCGTGTCTTAGAATTCTCATACCAAGTCTTCTGAATCTCTCTTCAAGCAATTTCATTAGAGTCTTGTTTCTGGTTCCTCCACCTCCTACTATTACCTCCTCGATCTTCACTCTCGGTAGTATGAAGAGCTCGTAGTTTCTTATTATACTCTCTACGGTGAACATTGTAAGTGTTGCTATTATATCCTCTTTTGAGAGACCTCTAGAAACAGCTCTTTCAATAATCTCCTTAGTCATTCTAGCTCCGAAGAATTCTCTTCCCGTGGTCTTTGGAGGCGGCTGTGTTATATATGGTATTCTCATGAGTTCTTCGAGGAGGTTTCTATCTGGAGAGCCTCTTGACGCGATCTCTCCATCTGGATCGTATTTAAGATCTCTGTACAGCATTGATACAGCAAGATCTATGAGAGTATTCCCAGGACCTGTATCAAAAGCATAGACTTCATCCAAAGATGCATTGGGAGGCAACACAGTGACATTGGCTATGCCTCCTATATTCTGTACAGCTCTTCCAATTCTCTCATGTGTTAGAAGTGAGTAATCTGTATATGCTATAATAGGTGCTCCGAAGCCTCCCACAGCTATATCTCTAAGTCTGAAATTCCCTACACTTAGAACACCCGTCTCCTCAGCTAGAACTTGAACAGATCCTACTTGGAGAGTGCATCTAACCTCCATATCACATACTCTCACATACTCGGGATAGTGGTATACTGTCTGACCATGAGAACCGATAAGATCTATCTCATCAGATCGAATTCCTAAGTATTCTAAGACTTTTTTAAAAGCTATTCCGAAGAATCTTGCTACTAGAAAATTTAGCATAC
It includes:
- a CDS encoding AbrB/MazE/SpoVT family DNA-binding domain-containing protein; protein product: MIYENMRILRVAVRHIVSVGRRSLAVVIPKKWISILGVRAGEEVVLVMNEDGSITLYPSRTGDRDASKKNIMMRSVDSKAIQSIGREISSMNLLKTDRFHLKEFLTKYMLGYLRSLRGNTSEFSSSSRKILEKDHYIDLMKRSLDMVERSLEYLERFLLQSDEYHAKLIHEIEDKMDTFYYTFFKTFVEELPREIRRDLDNKGLVRYVANIVLIKILEDIVDSIDRITWRHQENGVATSNDSVKLFTKMIEVARESIGCIRYTCDNNEIGRNFNEVVDLKRHIKNQMITSPPSIQPVLAEAEILLNGIEGLLEIAIIYSIQDSKNHQN
- a CDS encoding anhydro-N-acetylmuramic acid kinase, producing MNLIKRLIEKISLERRIIAGMMSGTSADGVDVIIVELEGHGRGIRYKVLGSDVIEYPEELRRIIINTMSGGSAHDICMLNFLVARFFGIAFKKVLEYLGIRSDEIDLIGSHGQTVYHYPEYVRVCDMEVRCTLQVGSVQVLAEETGVLSVGNFRLRDIAVGGFGAPIIAYTDYSLLTHERIGRAVQNIGGIANVTVLPPNASLDEVYAFDTGPGNTLIDLAVSMLYRDLKYDPDGEIASRGSPDRNLLEELMRIPYITQPPPKTTGREFFGARMTKEIIERAVSRGLSKEDIIATLTMFTVESIIRNYELFILPRVKIEEVIVGGGGTRNKTLMKLLEERFRRLGMRILRHEDLGIDSKMKEALGMAVLAHETLSGVPNNVPGATGARRQVVLGEIAL